TGTCATATTCCATGTTGCATGCCATTGACCTAAAATGCCATataaaaggattttttttaagGTGGCCCTGCATTTAATATGCTTTGGCCTCCTTTCAACCTAGTGAACCCCTTTTACATCTTGCAGAAAAGCATGTACCTTTCAAAGCTGGTCAAGAACTGTGTTGTCTGTTGTTGCTTGATCTTTAACTGCTCCAGGTCTTGACATCTTTTGAGCATTGATCCTTAACTTGCAGAGTTGCAGAACCATAAGccaaaaaagatttttaatttaatataaaaaccaaatggtGCCAACATGATGATTTGTGTCTAACCTGACCGATAATGGTGCATCCGGATATTAGTTTATCAGCATTGGTGACTTCATGCCGTCAACATGCTACTCGTTCTCACACCGGATAAATAGGTAAAAAATGACCAATACAATCCAAAGGAACTCGGAATCAATGTATACCACAAACAAAAAACTTATTCCATAATGGAAAGCACCTGATCACATATTATGGCAGTTATAGGGTCGAATCTAGACTTGCTAAAATCATGTGCCCTGCAAATTTCAAGAGCACATTAAAGTGTAAATGTCTAAATTTCCAAATATTTCACTATTAGTAAGTTGTATAATAAAAATCAGGATTGTGTGGAAAATGTTCAACGGAAAAAAGTTGCCCAGGGTGTAACCTTAAtgttaaaataaactatatcttttcttttgacACTAATTAGTTTGTTATTGGTGTTTGTAGTTTTTGTATTCTCGCATGTTATCTATGAAAGTTCTAATCAAATTGGAAAGAGTAGTTGAACTTTTCAAAGAATCAAACATGACCTACTCTAAACCGTACCAAAAATgaccaattttgacccattacccaaactGCCTGGCTAGCCCATTTTTCCACCTCTAAGCAAGAGCATGATGAAGCAAgcctatttttaattttgcaaataaacataaacacaGAATTATATAGAGGTATACCTGTACAATCGATGTTGTATATCCTTTTTAAATGTACAATTTCTTCACTTTCCACAAAATTTGCTACAAACCCATCTGCATCAGCCACTCTTCTTCACATCTGAGTCCCTACTTATAATTGAAGCCACAAGAGAAgtcttttggttttttatatacCGAACAAAATGTAGCTATTCTAGTATTCTGTGTTTAACCATCAAAAGCAAACTCAATCACTACTTTAACCTATTAATCTATTATACTACAACTGATTATAGAAGCATACTATAATGCATTTAGGGTTGAGCAGAAAATAAATGAAGGCTTGTGGTTTCTTTTCTTCCACTTTTTTTACAGAGGTGGCTATTCGAGTATTCGACCAACTTGTTTGTGAATGGGTCAATGATTTGGGTATGTTTACAAAAGAAGTGTGTGAACATCAATCACTCCCTGCCCCATCCATTGGCCCCTATACTTAAAAAGAGCATTTCGACAATGGTGTTGCTCAACGTAATTTAAAATAGATCTTTTACCTTAGTAGTCTTAATTGTGAGACACAATACACCTTGTTTCAAACAATTGATCCAAGTCATCTAACCACTCTTTAAATAATTGATCCAACCACTCgtaaaaaccaaaacaaaattcaCGAATTTAGTATACCTGCTCCCGAACGCTCTCATCATACCCATGTGCTGGTGGGTTTTAAACTCGACAACAGAGTCTTTGACCTCTTCCACAAGatctcatttgaaaattaaaaaaaaaataactcggCATAGGTTTATAAATGGCacatattttttgataaatgaAATCTTAGAAAAAAAGGATAACCTGCAAATTTTCGCGTTTGAAGATATCTACAACTCCAAGATTCGGCTTGATTATGTTTTCAATGTTCTTCCTCTCGTTTTCAAAGTACTCCCTAACTGCCATTTGGAATAATGTAAGTTTGATTATTATACAATGCCAACATACGGTCTATATTGTAACAAATTATTTGATTCCAAAATTTATATCATCcgaaatcatatcataaaatacaATAGTTAATACCTGATCACTCTATGGAATATAGTATCAAGGCCCCTAATTAACTCTTCATCACGTGAAATTTTTGTGACGGTGTAAACAAAGTGTTGGTTATCAATATAATATTTGGATACGTCAAGATTGGAAGCAAAGAACATCATTTAGATTTGCCTACAATATCAACAAATCTGGGaatcatatataaatcaaaaaactGAACGTAACAATATAAAGTAAACAACTTAttcattataattataattcaaCCTTAGCTTGAAATTCTTAATTTCAGGTATATCATCAGTGTTTATCATAAGCATTGCCGCATGAAATCCATGCGAAACAGTATAATTACCTGCCAAagttacatataattaaaatttgaattagtatatattaaaacaacaaATTAATCCAAAACCATAATCTAAACAACAACCACCAAGTCATTTTAAAAATGGGCGGTTAAGGTTAAAAACTGTAACATGGATCATCATTTTACCTCTCCATTCACGTAATTTCGCAAACTGAATCACTAAAACATTGATGTCACAGTTTTCTTCAGCAAACTTGGCCTTAAAATCATCAGCATAAGAGTCCCAAAATGTACATTTAAGTTTAACACCACTTCAAAAACACAAATTCAGATCAGTACTCagtaaagcaaaaaaaaaaaaaaaaaaaaaaaaaaaataaaatcaataaaagtaaGTATTACTCCAAATCCTGCAATTGAATATCAAGCCTTTTATTGGGATGACCACTTTTTTCTCCAAACACAACATCGGAACATCCACTGACATGTCCTATAACATCTGCATTCGTCGAATATAACCGCAAATAGGGAAAATAGAAgcataaatttatttataacttttgacTACATAAATTAGAGACATACCAATGACTTGATTATTTTCCACTCTTCCGTCCAAATATCACGAAAAGACACAAACATGAATCCATGAAGCGGACCATCAAAGTTATCAAACACCTTAACCGAACTCAGTTTATGAAGCATGATCTTCACTGGATTGTCTAGAATCATGTAGGAACCAACATTCTCATTCACAAAAAAGTTTGTGAACCTCCCTGTCTCGCCCTCAATTAACAAAGGCTCAAAGGTTTTCATCAAGTTTTTCCTAACTGATGCTTGAAGACGATCTCCCtgttctaaaaataaatattaaccaATATGATATACtgcatatatatacagtatacaatacaatatataaagtaatctaataaaaaagaaaaattcacaaacaatgaatacttacatgttcgtccatcaggatcatctcaatactacctatgttattaacatctccatatagaggttgctacCATAGCCGcaaaattctaaccgttatcgtacatggcttattatgtGGACGCTAAATTCTAATTGAAatatggtttagtgaagccatgctaaaattgttatgttatgtgtttacgttttgaaatgtgtttttgttttgaaatgccttaaaactgaatgaaagtggccttatatagacatagacatgcaaggaagtaaccgccacaggcaatacacgaacggttacactttcaaatttttgaaaatttgaacttcttaaaagcataactaatccgttttcgaaaatttgaacttcttaaaagcataactaatccgtagacctttcaaggagcaatattgtaattatttttgggctttcttgcatttttaagcatgccacataggcaataactaacaaattttgaagtgagatttatataatgtagggatagACAAAGAATAAAAAGACTTTGTAAAGACGATGTACCAACTATATGACTTTCcggacttaatatattttataatgacgttgACACGAAGACTTAACGGATATAAACAGTAAAACGGGACATTATTAAATGAACTATTTCCTTGGACAACTTATAAGGACAAAAAGACTATTAATAATAGTATGACATTTGATGAgatataatggcatttcctaagacactagtataggacatggacttatacaattaagtaagtacttactggatgacttgtggacaatgtatgacttttggacagatagtgagctcatttcaagtgtatttgactgttcgtgttcttgttcgttcatctagggtatttgtgcttgtgctgcttttaggtgagtttcgtagcccctctttttacaagttttggggtggaaagtatacttattttcaaacagttttgtcgatttctgttttatgtttaatactgagcctgtgcgtatagagttacttgtgccatatgacgtgctttgatcatgttgtatgtatgtgattatgtgttgtttgttgtgctttggacgtacttattgtgtgtgttgagacttgagactttggactaaggcaggtaccgtaaggccggactttgtgACATTGaggcatttggacttattatggcgtaactttgctcgttatatattgaattattactggtttagactttaaacaatcgacaaaagacttatttcttttattagactCTTGACTTAaaccctacgaactcaccaacctttgtgttgacatgttttagtatacttttcatgTGCTCAGGTTAATCGAGGATAAAGATTGTTATGCtagactggacttcggagattagtgctcttTATTTAGTTTCAGACTTTatggctacatgccttggattattttctttatagaCTTGGTTgaaataagctattttagcactgttatgactttgaactcatgttttcgggaatatatttattatattctatttcatttagcaatatctatataattccatgtcgtgctgtacttttcatgacacctcatgtttccgccaacggtgagGTGTTACATTGATAGTGAAAGGATGGTGGTTGTCAACGTCCCATTGGCTCCATGTACTTCTATGCAAGAACATTTGtcttatttaccaaaatgggtatgagagagaagaccctAGTTTTGGTCCCAAATGTACCTTTTCCATCCAAGGTAAATTACAATTGGAgaaaccaccatgtgacttttgtCTTCATCTGATTTGAATTCTTCCCACCTTAACTAACAAATTAGGCAGTatacaacccgctgaagagtgaaaattgaaaatacatGCATAATATACAAATAGTGTCTTGAGAAGTTACTTTTGAACCTTTTATTGCTTTAGGCCATTGAAAGGATGCAATTGGGTGCCCCAAGTTTAATGAATCAACTCAACCAATACTCGTTTGAGTATGAGGATTCACCGGCAGATGATCGCACTTCGTCTAGTGCCATGCTAGTGGATTCCCGGTACTATGACGATGTGATCAAGGTGCTTATTGAACAAAGTAACGTTGCAAAGGCTGAGAATGTGGTTCTGAGAGAAACTAAGTCTGCTGATGGTCAAGTAGATGCGTTTATCACCACGAATACCATTGAACATTTATATGGGGAGAGTGAGAGAAAAGACAAGAAGATTGATGATCTGGAAAGAATGAATGAAGTCCTCAACCAACAGATGGAGGTGATGGAACTTTCGACAATGGAATATGTAGCCGGGTTGGAGCAGAGGGTTAAGGAACAGGTTGCCAAGTTGGAGAGAGTAGGAAGTTGTTGACTCTTGGATTCGTTgataagacttgctcgctgacgttggtcgtcagcgagtccagtgacactcttcagcgggttgtatgctgcccaaTTTGTTAGTTAAGGTGGGAAGAATTCAAATCAGATGAAGacaaaagtcacatggtggtttcTCCAATTGTAATTTACCTTGGATGGAAAAGGTACATTTGGGACCAAAACTagggtcttctctctcatacccattttggtaaataagaCAAATGTTCTTGCATAGAAGTACATGGAGCCAATAGGACGTTGACAACCACCATCCTTTCACTAtcaatgtaacaccccaccgttggcggaaacatgaggtgtcatgaaaagtacagcacggcatggaattatatagatactgctaaaagaaatagaatataataaatatattcccgaaaacatgagttcaaagtcataacagtgctaaaatatcTTATTTCAACCAAGtctataaagaaaataatccatgcaaaaaattattttggtaAAACTTCTATCTTTATTATGTTTCTGtatcattatatatgtattacaatAATGGTAATTTGTGGGTCAagcattattaatttttaattattttagtattatgtTTTCTTTGGTTGCTACTTTctcattaattagttaaaaaaaaaaaatttactttaattttttatcAGTCCCATTTGGCTGGAAATTCCAATCAACTTTATGTGCTATGTGATAATCTGACATATATATACTCAACGCAAGCGGGAGCCTtcttttataagtatatatataatgtctcTAGTTGCTATATTTCCCTAGCTTGTCATCGGCTTGTATTTTGCATGTATGTATGAATTAAGTGTTAATTGTTGTAATATTTGATAATGTGTCTTAGAtgtttattttgctttttacaTGATAAGCAAAATAAACATCTAAGacacattattaattattacaaCAATTAATACTTAATTCATACATACATGCAAAATACAAGCCGATGACAAGCTAGGAAAAAATAACAACTAgagacattatatatatacttataaaaaaagGCTCCCACTTGCGTTGAGTATATATGTGTCAGATTATCACATAGCACATATAAGCTGATTGGAATTTCAAGCCAAATGGGACTGatcaaaaattaaagtaaaaattattttttttaactaattaatgagAAAGTAGCAACCAAAGAAAGCATAatactaaaataattaaaaattaataatgctTGACCCACAAATTACCATTattgtaatacatatataatgataCAGAAACATAATTTGATAGAAGCTTTACCAAAGTAATTTTTTACATGGAACTTAGCACATGCGAATGTGTGGTGTTCTTCACAAGATCTTTATCGGTAAAAGTTAGGTTAATTTATCGGCAATAACCCCTTAATTTACCCTAAAAATACCAACTAATTATATACTGCATAAACTGAGTCACAAAACAAATATAGTTAACATAGCTTTACTATTCATCTGTATGTGGGTATTGATCATGCAGAGCAGCAGAGACTATCGATTTCTTGCCCTATAATATATATTGCATAAGGGCTATCCTGGGAATTTGAAAAAACTCAACTCAAGTATGCTAATAAAACGTTCTTATTTGATATGATGCAAACAAAAGTCATTACGATTAAGAATCTCACTCTGTAGTTCTTCCATGGAGCATGCCATACAGGACGCGGCCACCTGCTAGGGATTCTCTCCATAAGGGCTGCAGTTGAGAGATTCCTACAAGAAACGAGTGAAACTATTACGAACAGAAAGACAAAACTTCACAAGAAATTACATTGATTGCAGATGTAAAAGAAGAAGCTGATGCAAACAAATAACCTTATATAATACCCTAATCATCAAACTCAAGGTAGCATAAAGCAATTATAGCATATTGGATAACAATGTCACATTTGAATTTTCAAACATAAGGCACCAACAGAATTCTACTCATtacaaatataaacaaaaaacaggTCTTGTGCGTTTCAAGTATTCTAGCAACCAATAACATTGCATGATTCTAATATACTTCTAGGCTTCTAGCACTCCTAACTCCTAATGCATCAAGTAATATTTCAAACTATGGTATAACAGTAAAACTATTATCACTTTAGTAACATTGCCTGAAAAAGTGTTGATCGTAGGACCGTACAGATAAACTTGAAACAGGGATTGATGAATAAAAcaaggtaaaaaaaatacaactttCTTGATAACAATAAGCAGTAAAAGCAAATCCAACCTGTCTGAAGTCCCGTGAGCAGGAATGACAGCAGTACTTTTGGCATTCATATTACCATCACCTCTGTCAAACAGAAATTCACATACATAAATCAGTTCAACTTCAACAGCTAATAAACTAGAAACAGATTAATGTATGGACAGATGCAGGCAGGAAAGGCCTTAAaattcaaagtaaaaaaaaataaaaaataaaaaaaaaactgcttACATGCTCTTTGGTATAGCAGGAGTAATGGACAAATCACTCTGAGTACCACTCTTCTTTTCAGGACCTACAAATAAAGGTTAATGTAGTTCAAAACATTATATTGCATCGAATATCAATAAATTCGTCATTTTGTTTACTTACTACCCTATCCGTAATTAATTTGGTCCCTTTCAACAAAGTATCATTTCTAAAACAAACCGGAAAAAGATTATCGTTGAGCATTGATTGTGCGTCACATAGTTCACATCCAAGTTCTaacatttatacatttttagCCAAAATAAAACGACCTCTATAGTCTATATCTACAGCGTATACAATAATCAACAATGCAATATACGGCATATTATCAAGGTACCTGCTAGCAAGAGCAGTTGAGCTAGATGGCGCAACTTGACTCTGCGACGTGTTCTTCGCAGGCTGATTCGAAGACGCTTTTATTCCACCATACTCAACATCTATCTAATAACCATCACCGAAACAGACACAAAAATAAATCcacattattaaattaaaattaaaaaaaaaagtatcaataaaaaaacacacataaaaaaaaaacctaatttaaATTCAATATCAAAAACAATAGTTCGTAAGAATTATTAAAACTAACCTTATGGCTGATACGTATCTTCTTGCTGTaagaaatattgaaaaaataaataaatgaataaacaattaggttatattattattggagtatatatatatatagatatatgtatgtatatatgtgtgtgtatatagaATGAAGGGGGGAATAGAAAGGAAAACCTGAGAGGATCAGAGGGGGGTAATTGAGAGTGAAGAGGTGAAAAGAGATCAAGAGCGCGTTTTACTGATTTAAAACTTAGTTTTTTCAGAGATTGTGGCTCCACCGGTAGCAAAAGCTCTGATTCCATGGCGTCCCTCTGCGGATTTTAGGAAAAAGAAACAAACCCCCCAAAACCTTCCTTCTTTTAGCACCTAAATAAACACACCGCTTACTTTTTCTTAACTCGATTATTTTTAAGGTGCggttaatttttactttttacttttttttactaTGGCAAATGTGACTTTAATCATTATGGACTTATGGTTAACATAATCCTTgtatacttcttttttttattactatgaGTATTTTTTAACTgtattttaaggttttttttgattttttctaaacaattatacttttgaaatttttatacttttgaaataaatagGACATTCTAGTTCCACAATTACACTTTAAGCTTATTTGAAGGAAGAGATCTTCGTTGGCCAGCCAACAAAGGCCGGAAATTGTTGGACTCCATTGTGGACTTTCGGGAGAGGTCTACACAGAAAATAacaattataaacaaaaaataaagtgaaaataaAGGAGAAAAAAAGAGTTCTTTTGAGCACAACGGTATCAGGCCTTGGTGGATGCTGTCTAGCTAGTAGATCGTCTTAGGTGTTTAATACCAGCATCTTGCATTGTTAGATATCCTGCTGCGTTGAAGAGTAgtcatttttgtttgttttgacaTTGGTGAGActtagagagagaaaggtaGTAGGTGGCTAAGTTTTGAAATGGAAATGACGGTTTCTTGTAGGGAGAGAGTAATAATAATCCTATATACATGGAGTTGTATATATCTTTGTAAGAAGATATTTTCATCCAACGGTCCACATAAAACCCTAGGTCTTTCTTTAACGGTTGCGATTGAAAAAGACAAAACTATttcattaatttctttttataataattaaattaaattatatattatatataattgtattgcGGGACAGCcctatgattaaaaaaaaacattcccATTACAAAAAAAGTCTTTTGTTGATAGGgctaaaaagtttttttttttttct
The sequence above is drawn from the Erigeron canadensis isolate Cc75 chromosome 4, C_canadensis_v1, whole genome shotgun sequence genome and encodes:
- the LOC122595959 gene encoding protein pleiotropic regulatory locus 1-like, coding for MESELLLPVEPQSLKKLSFKSVKRALDLFSPLHSQLPPSDPLSKKIRISHKIDVEYGGIKASSNQPAKNTSQSQVAPSSSTALASRS